In Nostoc piscinale CENA21, the genomic stretch AATAATCTAAGGGGTTCCACAGTGAAAGGGGGCGACGCAATTTTGGTGCTAAGTTGAGGCGAGGTACAGGAGATGTCATGATTTACCCTTTGCCTTTACTTCGTTCTGCTTGCAGTACCCAAATATCATATTGGGGTTCCCATTTAAGTAGTCATGCAAAATTAAATATACATTTGTCATTGCGAATGAAGCGAAGCGGAATGAAGCAATCGCAAGGGTTTGGGATTGCTTCGGAAGCCTCGCAATGACCTTATGGTACGTAATTAATTCTGCACAGGTACTGATTATTTTGGGGTTCCTATGATCATTTTTAGAAAACGGAGCTATTTTTTTCGTTTAGCGTGATAAGTTTCTTGTTGATCCCCCCAACCTCCCTTAAAAAGGGGGGCTTTGACCGTTATAACTTCTTGCTGATTATTAGAAAACGGGGCTATTTTTCCCTTTACCCCCTTTTTAAGGGGGTCGCCGCAGGCGGGGGGATCTAAATCTAGAATCACCCAACCATAATCTCGAAGAAGAGAAGTAGAGGGAGAGGTCAAAATACTACCTTTCATCTCGCACCTGCCAAATACCGCGAGTAAGTTTGATAACACAACTGCATCAATTTTCGAGGATGTCCACCACTTTCTTGAATCAGTTGGATGATTTCTTCCTCAGTAAACTTCACCGGAGTTCTAGCTAGACGGCTGCGAATCAAATCACGTATGCTGATTTCATCCCAAGGTTTGATATTTTCCTGTTGGCAAATACCTGCTAATGGCGATGTTTTGCCATCATCCTGACTATCTTTAAATAGCTGATCTAAAGGTTCAGTTGCAGCTAAAGCCAACCGCAGATTACTACCTTCAGCTAAACCCCGCAAATAATCTCGCACCTGACGAGTAAACCCTTGCCATCTCAACTTACCGACATTATCTATAGCCAGCAGCACTCGTTTATCTCGTAAATTGCGAGTTAGCATATAACCCCTACTTTCAGGGATAGCTATCTCATGGCACAAAGCTTGATAAAATTCTTCTTCATCATTAACCCAATTCAAATCTAAAAATGCTGACTGACGCTGAAGCTGATTTTCTGCCTGTTGACAAATTGCCCATAGCAAAGAAGATTTCCCAATTCCTTCTTCTCCTACTATAGCTACACTACTACCACTGTTAAACAATTCAAATATCCGTTGTATTTCCTGCTTCCTACCAAAAAATAAATGTCCCTCTTCTACTCTCCCTTGTTGGGGAATAAAAGGGTTAATAAGTTCTAAGGTTGATGGTGAA encodes the following:
- a CDS encoding AAA family ATPase, which gives rise to MNGEDAFYLIDRLVAANEGAGLSDYEKAVFLGIWEGQTYFAIAERIRLSEQYVKEIAGKLFHKISNVSHEKIKVQKHNFKSSVEKIYRQQSIQVPNTSPSTLELINPFIPQQGRVEEGHLFFGRKQEIQRIFELFNSGSSVAIVGEEGIGKSSLLWAICQQAENQLQRQSAFLDLNWVNDEEEFYQALCHEIAIPESRGYMLTRNLRDKRVLLAIDNVGKLRWQGFTRQVRDYLRGLAEGSNLRLALAATEPLDQLFKDSQDDGKTSPLAGICQQENIKPWDEISIRDLIRSRLARTPVKFTEEEIIQLIQESGGHPRKLMQLCYQTYSRYLAGAR